From Apium graveolens cultivar Ventura chromosome 9, ASM990537v1, whole genome shotgun sequence, the proteins below share one genomic window:
- the LOC141686096 gene encoding uncharacterized protein LOC141686096 translates to MNLESLYANLSMEDDDGGGFIVDTEEVQEKKSTFVLVGRFLTDKNINFQAMQNVMASLWRPREGMEVHDLGGFRYSFLFYHILDLRKVIEGGPWTFEQNMLVYKQVNETEDLHSIELNEIEMWVQVHDVPKGFISENIMKNVGMYVGMYVKSDPTNFDNMWKSYVRIRVTLDI, encoded by the coding sequence atgaatttggAATCATTATATGCAAATCTGTCAATGGAGGATGACGATGGAGGAGGCTTTATAGTGGATACTGAGGAGGTGCAGGAGAAGAAATCCACATTTGTACTTGTTGGAAGATTTCTCACGGATAAGAATATCAATTTTCAAGCAATGCAAAACGTCATGGCGTCGTTATGGAGACCTAGGGAAGGCATGGAGGTTCATGATCTCGGAGGTTTTAGGTACTCATTTCTCTTCTATCATATATTGGATTTAAGGAAAGTAATTGAAGGGGGTCCCTGGACCTTTGAGCAAAATATGCTGGTATACAAACAAGTTAATGAAACAGAGGATCTACATTCGATAGAActgaatgagatagagatgtGGGTGCAAGTACATGACGTTCCGAAAGGTTTTATCTCAGAAAATATAATGAAGAATGTAGGCATGTATGTTGGTATGTATGTGAAGTCGGATCCTACGAATTTTGATAATATGTGGAAATCTTATGTCAGAATTCGGGTTACACTTGATATTTAG